CCACCGACTTTCACGATTCGGCCGCCGCACGGCCCGCACGTTCGCAACAACGCGACGGCGTCGGGCCCGCGGCGGCTTTGCCCGTTGGGGATACCGCTATTAACGACGAGCGTCAACACGACTTGGCGGCAAGCCTGAAGGATATCCGTTTCAGCTACGACAACGGCAAGTCCTGGGTGCTCGACGGCATCGATCTCAGCATCCGCGCCGGCGAGCGCATCTGCCTGGTGGGCCCCAACGGCTCCGGCAAATCCACGCTCGCACGCCTCGTCGCGGGCCTCACCGCCCCCGACGGCGGCACGGTCACCTTGCTTGGCGAGACCGTCTTCGACGACGGCACCCCGCATAGCGACCTCTATCGCAAGGCGCGCAAGGGCATCGGCGCGGTCTTCCAGAACCCGGCCGACCAAATCATCACCACCGTGGTGGGCGACGACGTGGCGTTCGGCCCCGAGAACCTCGCCCTGACGCCGGAGCAGATCACCTTGCGCGTGCATGAATCGCTTGACGCGGTCGAGATGCGCTCGTACATCGAACGTGACCCCTCGCGTATGAGCGGCGGGCAGCAGCAACGCATTGCCATCGCGGGAATCCTCGCGATGAGCCCGAGGATGATCGTGCTCGACGAGCCCACGGCGATGCTCGACACCCAGTCGCAGCATGACGTCCTGGGTGTGCTCGACGCCTTGCAGGAGCGGGGCGTCACCATCGTGCACGTGACCCACAGGCCCGAGGAGCTGCTGCGCGCCGACCGAATCCTTAGTGTCGAGGGCACCAGGCTGGTCGAGCTCACGCAGACTCAGGCCGCGCTGAAGCTCTCAGTGACGAACGCCGACGACACCGGCGTATTACAGCCTGACGGCATCATCATCAACAATGAGGCAGGCGGGTCTCCGAAAAATCCGAATCCGCAACCCAGCGGGCACAAGGCAAGTCTCGAAAACGGCCATGCCGGCCACGCCGACGGCACAGCCAGCACATCGCAACAGCCCGCGATCCTCTTCGACCATGTCTCCTTCCGCTATCCGAAGGCCGACGCCGACACCCTCCACGACTTCTCCATGCGCATCGAGCCAGGCGAGGTCGTGGCCATCATGGGCCGCAACGGCACCGGCAAATCGACCCTGACCCGTCTGATGACCGCGCTCTCCAAGCCAAGCGGCGGCAGGCTCGAGGTGGCAGGCATCGACCTGACGGCCACATCCAGACACGCGAAACAGCGCAAGAAAGCGTTGCGTCGCGCCGTCGGCCTGGTGATGCAGCAGCCAGAGCGCCAGCTGTTCGCCGAGACCGTGCGCCAGGACGTCGCCTACGGGCCGACCAACCAGGGACTGCCCGCTCACGAGGTCGATGAGCGCGTCGATCGCGCGTTGGAATTGCTGGGTATCAGCGATTTGGCGGACCGCTCCCCCTTCTCGCTTTCCGGCGGCCAACAGCGCTTGGCGGCCATCGCCGGCACCATCGCCTGCGACCCGGGCATCCTCATCCTGGACGAGCCGACGGCCGGGCTCGACGCGGCGGCCAGCGAGCGCATCTATGCCCTCGTCCGCACGCTCAACGCGCAGGGCGTCACCATCGTCATCGTCACCCATTCGATGCGTCAGGCCCGGCAATTGGCCGATCGCATCGTCACGCTTTCCGATAATGCGAGTAATGCCGCCAATTCCAGCGACGCTGAGTCTGGTAATCCCGTATCCAACGACTCGACCACGGTCACCGGCTCCGAAAAAGACCAAAACGATCAAAAGACTTCCAGCCAGGCGACTCCCAACCGCTCGCCCCTTTCTTTCATCGAGCGCCTCGACCCCCGTGTCAAGCTCGTCGTCTTCTTGGTCCTGATGTTCACCTCCTTCATGGTCGGCTCGATCCCGCAGCTGCTGCTCACCTTCACGATGGTCATCGTGATCGCGGCCGCCGCGCGCCTGAGCCCGAAACGCCTGTGGCATTCGATGCGCGGCTTCGTCGCCCTGCTGGTGGTGATGGGTATCGTCAACATGCTCTTCGTGCGTTCCGGCAGACCGTTGTTCAGCATCTGGAATTTCCCCATTACCACCGACGGCCTGATGGCGGCGATCCTCTACACCTGCCGTTTCGGACTGGTCATCATCCTCGGCATCATCCTGCTGCAGACCACCACGCCCACCGCCCTGACCGACGGATTCGGCTCGCTGCTCTCGCCATTGCGCAAGCTCGGACTGCACACCCAGGAACTCGCGCTGGTGATGAGCCTGGCGCTGCGCTTCCTGCCCACGCTGGCCGGCGAGGCGCGCGACGTGATCGACGCGCAATCGGCCCGTGGCGGCAGCATCGAGACCGGCTCCCCGGCCAAGCGCGTCAAGGCCCTGGCGGCCATCGTCGTGCCGATCTTCGCGGGGGCGCTGCGCCATTCCGACAACCTCTCGCTGGCCCTCGACGCCCGCTGCTACGAGGAAGGCATCCACCGCACCCACTGGCATGCCATGCGCGTCGCCCGCCGCGACGTCATCTTCACCGTCCTCTGCGCCGTCTACCTCGCCGCGCTCCTGACGATGAAAACCATCCCGTCCCTCCCCCGCCTCTAGGCAAGAGGGTTGGCGCGGGGCGTATCTCGGTTCGGGCTGATAGAGTTGGGGAAAGGCTGTTTTCCGCATACGTTTCCATGATCAAGGGAGTTGGATATGCATTCACCACGTAGCACCATCATCGAGCCATTCGCCCTCGAGCACGCCACCGTCGCCACGGGAGACGAGGACGGCCGCACCCTGAGCGACACCACCATCGTCGTCGACGGCACCGGCAAGATCAGCAAGATCGGTCCCAGCTCCTCCACCCTCGTGCCTCCGGGCTACCATCGCCTCGACGCGACCGGCAAGGTGGTCTCGCCCGGCATGATCAACGGCCACATCCACACCTTCTCGCAGGGCAAGCCGCTCGACCCGAAGGGCAGCACGCCCGAAGGCCAGCGCAAAATGGCGAAGCTCCTGCACAACCCGGTGGGCAAGGCGTTCATGTACGCCACCAGCAAATCCAACATCATGACCATGCTCAACTCGGGCGTCACCACGGTGCGTTCCGTGGGCGACGTGGGCTACGAGCTGGTCAAGCTGAGCCATCAGATCCAGGACAACCACATCGTCGGCCCGCGCATCATCCCCTCCGGCCCGCTGCTCGCGATTCCCGATGGCCACGGCGCCCCGCTGATCGCCCTGGAGAGCAGCACTCCCGACGAGGCGAGGGCCACCGCCGAGACCAACATCGACCATGGCGCCCGCGCGCTCAAGATCGCCGCCACCGGCGGGGTCACCGATTCACAGGTGCCCGGCGAGGCCGGCGAGCCGCAGATGACCACCGAGCAGATGCGCGCGATCTGCGAGACCGCCCACGCCAACGACATCATCGTCGCCGCCCACGCCCAGAGCCACGAGGGTGTGCTGCGGGCCCTCAAGGCCGGCGTCGACACCATCGAGCACGGCTGCGAGCTGGACGACGAGCTCATCGCCCTCTTCCTCGACAACCCGAACTCGCTGCGCGGCTACTCCGCCCTGGAGCCCACGCTTTCGGCCGGCCTGCCCATGAAGTTCCTCTCGCAGGAGACCCTGAACCTCACCGATGTGCAGATGCAGAACGCCATCCCGGTGGTCGAGGGCATGCTCACCGGCGCGCGTCAGGCGCACGAAGCGGGCATTTTGGTTGGGGTCGGCACCGATTCCGCCATGCCGTTCGTGCCGCAGTACGCCACCTGGCGCGAGATGCAGCTGCTGAATCGTTTCGCCGGGTTCACGCCCGCCGAGGCCTTCCACGCCGGCACGCAGGTCACCGCCAAGATCATCGGCGTCGAC
This Bifidobacterium sp. ESL0790 DNA region includes the following protein-coding sequences:
- a CDS encoding energy-coupling factor transporter ATPase, which codes for MTTDFHDSAAARPARSQQRDGVGPAAALPVGDTAINDERQHDLAASLKDIRFSYDNGKSWVLDGIDLSIRAGERICLVGPNGSGKSTLARLVAGLTAPDGGTVTLLGETVFDDGTPHSDLYRKARKGIGAVFQNPADQIITTVVGDDVAFGPENLALTPEQITLRVHESLDAVEMRSYIERDPSRMSGGQQQRIAIAGILAMSPRMIVLDEPTAMLDTQSQHDVLGVLDALQERGVTIVHVTHRPEELLRADRILSVEGTRLVELTQTQAALKLSVTNADDTGVLQPDGIIINNEAGGSPKNPNPQPSGHKASLENGHAGHADGTASTSQQPAILFDHVSFRYPKADADTLHDFSMRIEPGEVVAIMGRNGTGKSTLTRLMTALSKPSGGRLEVAGIDLTATSRHAKQRKKALRRAVGLVMQQPERQLFAETVRQDVAYGPTNQGLPAHEVDERVDRALELLGISDLADRSPFSLSGGQQRLAAIAGTIACDPGILILDEPTAGLDAAASERIYALVRTLNAQGVTIVIVTHSMRQARQLADRIVTLSDNASNAANSSDAESGNPVSNDSTTVTGSEKDQNDQKTSSQATPNRSPLSFIERLDPRVKLVVFLVLMFTSFMVGSIPQLLLTFTMVIVIAAAARLSPKRLWHSMRGFVALLVVMGIVNMLFVRSGRPLFSIWNFPITTDGLMAAILYTCRFGLVIILGIILLQTTTPTALTDGFGSLLSPLRKLGLHTQELALVMSLALRFLPTLAGEARDVIDAQSARGGSIETGSPAKRVKALAAIVVPIFAGALRHSDNLSLALDARCYEEGIHRTHWHAMRVARRDVIFTVLCAVYLAALLTMKTIPSLPRL
- a CDS encoding amidohydrolase family protein, whose product is MHSPRSTIIEPFALEHATVATGDEDGRTLSDTTIVVDGTGKISKIGPSSSTLVPPGYHRLDATGKVVSPGMINGHIHTFSQGKPLDPKGSTPEGQRKMAKLLHNPVGKAFMYATSKSNIMTMLNSGVTTVRSVGDVGYELVKLSHQIQDNHIVGPRIIPSGPLLAIPDGHGAPLIALESSTPDEARATAETNIDHGARALKIAATGGVTDSQVPGEAGEPQMTTEQMRAICETAHANDIIVAAHAQSHEGVLRALKAGVDTIEHGCELDDELIALFLDNPNSLRGYSALEPTLSAGLPMKFLSQETLNLTDVQMQNAIPVVEGMLTGARQAHEAGILVGVGTDSAMPFVPQYATWREMQLLNRFAGFTPAEAFHAGTQVTAKIIGVDDVTGSLEVGKSADLLVLDENPVDNLRTLEQPLLVVAAGHPIWRPSVDRFKDMEAQLDEAYK